A genome region from Carassius carassius chromosome 23, fCarCar2.1, whole genome shotgun sequence includes the following:
- the LOC132101320 gene encoding hepatocyte nuclear factor 6-like isoform X1: MNAQLSMENIGDLHGVSHEPSAADLMIGDSAHHRSHRSSLSAHARSMGMASILDSGDYHHHRPPEHPGLATHLHPAMSMACEAPPGMSMSSTYTTLTPLQPLPPISTVSDKFPHHHHHHHHHHHHHPHQRIPGNVSGSFTLMRDDRGLAPMNNLYSPYHKDVTSMGQSLSPLSGSGLSGIHNSQQGLPPYAHPGATMPAEKMLTPNGFEAHHPAMLARHGEQHMSASSASMVQINGIHHHPHGHLNAQGHGQVLGSTREQNHSSVLGSQLNNGSSSGQMEEVNTKEVAQRITTELKRYSIPQAIFAQRVLCRSQGTLSDLLRNPKPWSKLKSGRETFRRMWKWLQEPEFQRMSALRLAGERTIACKRKEQEHGKCERGSISKKPRLVFTDVQRRTLHAIFKENKRPSKELQITISQQLGLELATVSNFFMNARRRSLDKWLDDGSSNSANSSSSSTCTKA, encoded by the exons ATGAACGCCCAGCTGTCGATGGAGAACATTGGCGATCTGCACGGAGTGAGCCATGAACCCAGCGCGGCGGATCTCATGATCGGGGACAGCGCTCATCACAGGAGCCATCGGAGCAGTCTGTCAGCCCATGCGCGCTCCATGGGCATGGCATCAATCCTGGACAGCGGCGACTATCATCATCACCGGCCCCCGGAGCACCCCGGGCTCGCCACGCACCTGCACCCGGCCATGAGCATGGCGTGCGAGGCTCCCCCCGGGATGAGCATGAGCAGCACATACACCACACTCACCCCGCTGCAGCCCTTACCGCCCATCTCCACCGTCTCCGACAAATTCCCGcaccaccatcatcaccatcaccaccaccaccaccatcacccACACCAGCGGATCCCGGGGAACGTCAGCGGGAGCTTCACCTTGATGAGGGACGATAGGGGTCTGGCCCCGATGAACAACCTCTACTCTCCTTATCACAAGGACGTGACCAGCATGGGACAGAGCCTTTCGCCCCTGTCTGGATCCGGGCTTAGCGGCATTCACAACTCCCAGCAGGGACTGCCGCCGTACGCGCATCCCGGGGCCACCATGCCCGCCGAGAAGATGCTCACACCGAACGGATTCGAGGCACACCACCCCGCGATGTTGGCTCGACACGGGGAGCAGCACATGAGCGCGTCCTCGGCGAGCATGGTGCAGATCAACGGCATCCACCATCACCCGCACGGCCATCTCAACGCCCAGGGTCACGGTCAGGTGCTGGGCTCCACTAGGGAGCAGAACCACTCCTCTGTGCTCGGATCGCAGCTTAACAACGGCAGCAGCTCGGGACAGATGGAAGAGGTCAATACCAAAGAAGTGGCCCAAAGAATCACCACGGaactgaaaagatatagcatCCCGCAGGCTATCTTCGCCCAGAGGGTGCTGTGCCGCTCGCAAGGGACGCTTTCGGACCTGCTTCGGAACCCTAAGCCCTGGAGCAAGCTCAAGTCTGGCCGGGAAACCTTCCGCAGGATGTGGAAATGGTTGCAGGAGCCTGAGTTCCAGAGAATGTCCGCGCTCAGGCTCGCAGGTGAGAGAACAATAG CGTGCAAGAGAAAGGAGCAGGAGCATGGTAAATGTGAGAGAGGGAGCATCTCCAAGAAGCCCCGGCTGGTCTTCACTGATGTCCAGCGTCGGACTTTACATGCAATATTCAAAGAGAACAAGCGCCCGTCCAAAGAGTTACAAATCACCATCTCTCAGCAGCTCGGCCTGGAGCTCGCCACCGTTAGCAACTTCTTCATGAACGCACGTCGACGGAGCCTTGATAAGTGGCTGGATGACGGCAGCTCCAACTCGGCCAACTCCTCCTCCTCCAGCACTTGTACCAAAGCATGA
- the LOC132101320 gene encoding hepatocyte nuclear factor 6-like isoform X2 — protein MNAQLSMENIGDLHGVSHEPSAADLMIGDSAHHRSHRSSLSAHARSMGMASILDSGDYHHHRPPEHPGLATHLHPAMSMACEAPPGMSMSSTYTTLTPLQPLPPISTVSDKFPHHHHHHHHHHHHHPHQRIPGNVSGSFTLMRDDRGLAPMNNLYSPYHKDVTSMGQSLSPLSGSGLSGIHNSQQGLPPYAHPGATMPAEKMLTPNGFEAHHPAMLARHGEQHMSASSASMVQINGIHHHPHGHLNAQGHGQVLGSTREQNHSSVLGSQLNNGSSSGQMEEVNTKEVAQRITTELKRYSIPQAIFAQRVLCRSQGTLSDLLRNPKPWSKLKSGRETFRRMWKWLQEPEFQRMSALRLAACKRKEQEHGKCERGSISKKPRLVFTDVQRRTLHAIFKENKRPSKELQITISQQLGLELATVSNFFMNARRRSLDKWLDDGSSNSANSSSSSTCTKA, from the exons ATGAACGCCCAGCTGTCGATGGAGAACATTGGCGATCTGCACGGAGTGAGCCATGAACCCAGCGCGGCGGATCTCATGATCGGGGACAGCGCTCATCACAGGAGCCATCGGAGCAGTCTGTCAGCCCATGCGCGCTCCATGGGCATGGCATCAATCCTGGACAGCGGCGACTATCATCATCACCGGCCCCCGGAGCACCCCGGGCTCGCCACGCACCTGCACCCGGCCATGAGCATGGCGTGCGAGGCTCCCCCCGGGATGAGCATGAGCAGCACATACACCACACTCACCCCGCTGCAGCCCTTACCGCCCATCTCCACCGTCTCCGACAAATTCCCGcaccaccatcatcaccatcaccaccaccaccaccatcacccACACCAGCGGATCCCGGGGAACGTCAGCGGGAGCTTCACCTTGATGAGGGACGATAGGGGTCTGGCCCCGATGAACAACCTCTACTCTCCTTATCACAAGGACGTGACCAGCATGGGACAGAGCCTTTCGCCCCTGTCTGGATCCGGGCTTAGCGGCATTCACAACTCCCAGCAGGGACTGCCGCCGTACGCGCATCCCGGGGCCACCATGCCCGCCGAGAAGATGCTCACACCGAACGGATTCGAGGCACACCACCCCGCGATGTTGGCTCGACACGGGGAGCAGCACATGAGCGCGTCCTCGGCGAGCATGGTGCAGATCAACGGCATCCACCATCACCCGCACGGCCATCTCAACGCCCAGGGTCACGGTCAGGTGCTGGGCTCCACTAGGGAGCAGAACCACTCCTCTGTGCTCGGATCGCAGCTTAACAACGGCAGCAGCTCGGGACAGATGGAAGAGGTCAATACCAAAGAAGTGGCCCAAAGAATCACCACGGaactgaaaagatatagcatCCCGCAGGCTATCTTCGCCCAGAGGGTGCTGTGCCGCTCGCAAGGGACGCTTTCGGACCTGCTTCGGAACCCTAAGCCCTGGAGCAAGCTCAAGTCTGGCCGGGAAACCTTCCGCAGGATGTGGAAATGGTTGCAGGAGCCTGAGTTCCAGAGAATGTCCGCGCTCAGGCTCGCAG CGTGCAAGAGAAAGGAGCAGGAGCATGGTAAATGTGAGAGAGGGAGCATCTCCAAGAAGCCCCGGCTGGTCTTCACTGATGTCCAGCGTCGGACTTTACATGCAATATTCAAAGAGAACAAGCGCCCGTCCAAAGAGTTACAAATCACCATCTCTCAGCAGCTCGGCCTGGAGCTCGCCACCGTTAGCAACTTCTTCATGAACGCACGTCGACGGAGCCTTGATAAGTGGCTGGATGACGGCAGCTCCAACTCGGCCAACTCCTCCTCCTCCAGCACTTGTACCAAAGCATGA